CTTCCCGAAATCCAGGAGCTGTTCGGGGCGGCCGTGCCCACCTACGAGACGAGTGCAGACCTTGGCGACCTAGTGCGCAAGGCGTTGGCGGATCCCGATGCCGCCCGATTGCGGGCAGAGGGTGGTCGCCAGATCGTTCTGGCCCATCACACCTTTGACCATCGAGCACAGCAGATTGTGGAGATGGTGGAACGCCACGGCTTAGGAACCACCGCGAGGTGATGCCCATGGGAGCAGATCCATCACTAGCCTCTAGCATCGGCGGCGGGTATAACTCACATCCGCCTACGGGAACCGCGATCGTCGATCCCCGCTGTTTAGGCGGGTAACCGGCGAAAGAACATTCCAACGAGAGCTAGAGGACGGTGCACAATGAGCGATGATCCCCGACCGCCTGAATCCTCAGAGAACATCGACTCGCTAGGGGCAGCTCCTACTCGGATGGTGGGCGGCTTGGGCAAGTCGCAATCGGCCAGAGTGCGCGGGAAACTGGGGCGGCAAGGTTCTGGCTCAGGGGGTCGATCAACGATCCGGAACATAGCGATCGTAGTCGTGCTGCTGATTGGCCTCGCCTTCGTGCCAGCGGTGTTTTCGAGCCTGAAAAAGACCCCAAGCAACATGGTGGGCATTAGCTACGGCGGAGGCCCGCTGGAGGCGGCTCGCTTCCAGCGGGTGGTACCGCCGAGTAGCAAGTTGTTTTTCAACGGCCTCTTCGATCCTCTCTACCTCTATCCCGCTGACACGCAGACCTACATCGTTTCGAAGTCGCCCACCCAAGGCGCGGTGAAAGGAGTGGATTCGATCAGCTCCCCGTCCCGTGATCGGGTGAAGATCGACTACCAGATCGCGGTGTACTTCAAATTGAATATCGATCGCCTGCAGGCGTTCCACGAGCAACTAGGTCTGCAGTTCCAGGCCTACACGTCCGCCGGATGGAATCGGCTCATCCAGGACACGTTCCGGCAACAGATCGAGAACACCCTGCAGGAAAACACCCGACGCTTTGACGTGTCGCAAATTTATGGCAACGCCGCCGATCTTGTGGCAATCCAGACCGACGTTGAGAAGCAACTCAGCGAACGCCTGACGGGGGCCTTAGGGCAGGCGTTCTTCTGCGGTCCCGTCTATGGGCGAGGCCAGGCATGCACACCTCCGACCTTCATCATCAAAGCGGTGGAGATACCCGAGGATGTGGCGGCGGCCTATCAAGAGAACGAAACCTCCTTGATCAAGGTGAAGACCAACGAGAACGAGATTGCCCAGCGGGAGGCCCAGTCGAGGTCGATTTTGGCGTTGAACGAAGGGTTATCTCAAGGCGGCATGAACTACGTCTTGTTGCGCGGCATTGAATCCGGCAAGATCAATTTCTGGGTGTTGCCCTCCGACAGCGGCGTGACCCTGGAGGCTCCCAACTCCTCGGGGGAGACTCCGAACACGGGAGCGAAGTAGGTTCGCCGCATGGATTATGTGATGGTGCCCGTACCCGAAGACCTCGTTGTCGACGTGATGCAGCACGTTGCGAGGCTGGTGGCCCAGGCGTCGGCCGTTGCCTGGGACGATGACGCCGCCGCCAGCCTCTTCGACAGTGTTGACGAAGCGAGCCGGTCGCTCTTGGCAATGGTGGCCCGTCATGTGGTGGCCAACAAGGACCTGAGCGAGGACGACGCCGCCTCATCCCTCGAGTTGTCCGGGCGGGAGGTTCGCTCGATCGTTCGAGACCTTGGAGAGACTGCCAAGACGGAGAAACGGGGGCCGATTGTTGCCATCCGGGAGGTCCCCACGGTCCTTCGGAACGGTCGCTCGGTGGAGCGGCGCTTGTTGGTGATGGACCCGCAGATTGCTCGGGTGATCCGCTCCCGTGGGCGTCCCGGTTCTGCAGATCTCGGTGCTGAAGCGGTGAGCGAACCCGCCACGGACCTGCCCGAGTGAGCATGAGTACCGACGAGGTCTACCGCTCCCGGAGCGGTGTCGTGCATGTGTTCGAGCCCAACGACCGATCCCTGCCTCGCCTTCGACCGTACCTCCTCGACTTGGTCGATCGGCGCGCCTTCATCAAAGAGCTGGCTGGCGCAGAGGTGCGAGGCCAGCGCACTAACACAGCAGTCGGCGAACTTTGGACCCTTGTCGACCCGATCTTCCAGGCGTGTATCTACCTGTTCTTGTACACGGTCATCCGCGGCTCGGATCAGACATCGAGTGGCTTCGTAACCACCATCATTGGGTGTGTGTTCCTCTTCAACTTTACCCGTATCTCAATCGGTGATGGCGGTCGAGCCGTGGTGAGGAATAAAGGGTTGGTCTTGAACGCAGTTTTCCCGCGCGCCCTGTTGCCTGTCTCCGAGGTCTATAAAGGTTTTCTCGCCACGCTTCCCGCTCTGGCTCTCTACTCCATCGTGTTCGTGGTTTTCGGAGCACCGATCACGACGGCACTCTTGGTCATCCCGTTGTTGTTGCTCATCCAGACCGTGCTGAATCTGGGGTTCGCCCTCTTGCTGTGCACCGCCACGGTGTTCTTTGAGGATGTAGCGAATCTGGTGGCTTATCTGCTGCGGATCCTGATGTTTACCACCCCCGTGATCTACCCGGTCTCCATGCTGAGCCCCACTCTTCAAGGAATCCTGAGTTGGAATCCCTTCTTTGCCCTCTTTACGGCGTATCAGTCGGTCATCAGTGGGCAGATGCCTTCGTTCGGGCTCATCGTTCAGAGCGTGGCCTGGGCGCTCGTTTGTCTCGTCATCGGGGCTTGGGTGTTTCTTCGAAATGAGCGGTCCTTTGGCCTCCGCCTCTGAACCCCACCAGGTATCGCCTTTGGCCATCGAGGTGGATAACCTTCATGCGTCGTACTACCTGCGGGTGGGTCGAGCGGCTGGCTGGTGGGGCCTGCGGGGCATCCTGAAGCGGGACGGCTCGGGATGGCGAGAGGTACCTGCGTTGCAGGGAGTCTCTTTTGACGTACCGCATGGGACGGTTCTGGGAATCATCGGCCGGAACGGAGCGGGTAAGTCTACGCTGCTGCGAGCGCTATCGGGGATCCTGACCCCGAGCACAGGGCGTGTCGTTGTGCGGGGTCGTGTCTCCCCTCTGTTGTCGGTGGGTTTGGGCATGCAGGGTGATCTAACCGGACGAGAGAACATCCGGATGGGTGCTCTGGCTCAAGGCCACGAGGCCCATGATCTGCCGCGCCTCGAATCGTTGATCGCCGATTTCGCCGAACTTGGCGAATACGTGGATTACCCCTTCCGTACCTACTCGGCGGGAATGCGGTCCCGCCTTGGCTTCGCGGTGGCCGCCCACCTCGATCCCGATGTTCTCCTGATCGATGAAGCCCTCGCAGGCGGCGATGTAAGGTTCAAAAAAAAGACAGAGGAGAAGATGTTTGAGTTGTGCGGGGACGGACGAACCATCGTCGTCGTCACCCACACGCTGGTTTTCGTCCGAGCGATGGCCACCACGGCGCTGTGGCTTCACCAGGGCAAGGTGGTGGAATACGGCGATCCCGACGACGTCGTAGATGCCTACATGCGGTACTGCCGGATCACTGATGATGGGCTAGCCACCCTCGATGACGACTGACCTGCCGGCCCGGTTCTCTTACCTGTATGCCCGCACCCGCTATCGGTGGCGCTCTTCTCCGTCGGGCGCGCCGCTGGTGGTGTTTTCTATGGCTAAGACAGGATCGTCAGCCGTGGCGGCCGCCCTTAGGGATGCCCATCGAGGGCCGGTACACCATGTGCACGACCTCGACCCAGAGTTTCTCGCTCGCGAAGAACGCGAGTACCGGTGGGATGGCCGGCCGTGGCGGATCTGGGACGCGCAACGACTGCTGCGCCGGCCGCCTAGCCCGGCGCAGCCGTGGCGGGTGGTATCGATCATCCGGGATCCGATTGCCCAGACGATGTCGGCCTTCTTTCAGCCGGGCCAGCGCCGGGGGTACCTCCATGGGGAGGCCACGGTGGGGTCTCTGCAGGAGCGGTTTGGCGACCGACTCGACCACCTGCCCCTCCGTTGGTTCGAGAACCAGGTCCTTCCCGGGCTTGGGATCGACGTATTCGCCACGCCCTTCGACCATCAGCGGGGGTACCAGGTCATCTCCACCCCTGCGGTGAGCCTCCTCCTGCTGCGCTGCGAGGACTTGGCCGTGGCCCCTGTCGCCCTCGGTGAGTTTCTCGGGAGCGCGGATCCCATCGCGGTGCCGAGAGTCAACGTTGGATCGGAGAAAGGGTATGCCGAGGTGTACGAGAGCTTCCGGGCCTCCGTGCGTCCCACCGCCAGCCAATTGGATCGCGCCTACCGGTCCCGGGCGGTTCAGCATTTCTATAAAACCGAGGAGATCGCCCGATTTCGGGCCCACTGGACCGTTCCTTCGCCGATGGGTGACGAGTTAGGTCGGTAGTCTCTCCGGATGCAGTTGATCGTGCTGGGTATGCACCGGTCTGGCACGTCCAGCGTGACCCGGCTCTTAAATCTTGCTGGTGCCTATTTCGGGGCCGAGGGGATTGCCACCGAGACCAACGATGAGAACCCCAAAGGGTTCTGGGAACGACGCGACGCCCGGGCCGTATGCGACGGATTGCTCCACGGCGGCGGCTTCGATTGGTGGCAGATCGCTGATTTCGATCTCGACCGCATCCCCGAGGACGTCCGCCGGGAACAACTGGCGGCCTTTAGCCGAATCGTTCTCGAACTGGATGAGCACCGACCGTGGGTGCTGAAGGAGCCCCGCCTAGCGCTCTTGCTGCCGCTGGTGCGGCCGCTCCTGGAGGCGCCGGTGTTCGTGTATGTGACGCGTGAGCCGCTGGAAATCGCCGAGTCGTTGCTGACCCGCAACGGGTTCCCGCTGCCGGTTGGCATCGCCCTGTGGGAGAGCTACACCATCCACGGGACCGCCGCGGTGGGCGACGATCCCCGGGTCGTGATTTCCTACGGCGACCTCATGCACGACCCCGTCGGCATCACGACCCACCTGGTGCAGGAACTCACCGCTCTCGGGGTCCCTTCGTTGCGGATGCCATCGGAATCTGAGGTGATGGAATTTATTACCCCGTCCCTCCATCGCCATCGCGAGACGGCGATCAGCCGATCGGAGTACCTGAACGAGACGCAGGGCGCGCTCGCCGGTGCTCTCGACAGTGGGGGATGGCTGGACGCCACCGCAACGCGGCCACTTTCGGCGGGAGCCGCCGCCACGTTGCGTGCGTTCGAGGAGAGAGAGGCGTTGGCGGTCGATCTGCGCGAGACGCTCCGTGAGATAGCGGCGGAACGGATTCGAGTTGCCGATGAACGGATTCGAGTTGCCGATGAACACCGCCGGGGGGTGAACGAACTCAACTCGCAACATCGCCTCGGGGTGAACGAACTCAACTCGCGGCACCGCCGGAGTGACGATGAGCTGGGGGAAGCGGCCCGCCGAATCGAGGCCGTCAAGGTTTCCGGAGCCGTCCGCCTCGGGGTTCGGATTTCATCGGTTCGTGAACGGGTAAAAGGGGGTGGAAACCGCGGCGTGGACGTTGCCATCCGGGGAGCGTTGGCCAGCATCCAGCGGGCCCGTGAGGCCCTGGTAGACCCCTCGGCGTCCATGGCCTCGACGGGTGGGTTTGGCTTGGGGGATCCCGCACCGCCGCTGGCGGAGTTGCAACGTCAGCGTGGGGTGGCTCGGGGGCGCGGTGAGCGGGCCAAGGTAGCGGTGGTGGCCTGGGATGTGGGGCACAACCCGTTCGGCCGGGCCCATCTCCTCGCCGATCTTCTGCGAGAGAACTTCGAGGTTGAGATCTGGGGGGCACAGTTCGACCGGTACGGATCGGCGATTTGGCCCCCGCTCCGCGACACGACGATCCCGGTTCGGCGGTTTCCAGGGAGTTCGTTTCCCGAGTTCCTCGACACGCTGGATGATGTGGCCCGCCGCATCGACGCCGATGCCATCTTTGTGTCGAAACCAAGGCTTCCCTCGCTGGCGTTAGGGGCCATGGCCAAGGAGCTATGGAACCGCCCGCTGATCTTGGACGTTGACGACTTTGAACTGTCGTTCTTCCAGGAGATCGATGGCGTTGATCTGGACGAGGTGTGGCGTCGCCGAGCAGAGCCCGACCTTTCCTTGCCCTTCGGGAACCTCTGGACCCGGGCGTGCGACTCGGTGGTGGGCCAGGCCGATCAGGTGACCGTGTCTAACCCCGAGCTGGCGGCCCGTTACGGGGGACTCATCGTGCCCCACGCCCGCGACGAGACCCTGTTCGATCCGCAGCGCTACGACCGTGACGCCTCGCGCCGCCGTCTCGGGCTCAAGGAGGGCGACCGACTGCTCCTGTTTGGCGGCACGCCCCGCAGCCATAAGGGCTTGCTCGAATTACTGGAAGCACTGGAGGCGCTGGGCGACGATCACCTGCGGCTGGGAGTATTTGCGACCCGGGAGTTAGATGACCTGCGGCCGCAGATCGGCAACCTCGACCGATGGATTCTCCCCCTGGTGGCCCCGGCGTTTCACGAGCTTCCGGCCGTGTTGGCGGCGGCTGATCTTTCCTGTGCCCTCCAGTCGCCCGGCCACGCTGTGTCGCAGTATCAGATGCCGGCCAAGGTCACCGACGCCATGGCCATGGCGGTGCCCTGTCTCGTGTCGGCGGTTCCTCCCTTGTCGTCTCTGATCGACAAGGACGTGGTGGAGGTCTACGACGGACAGGTGCCGCTCCACGAGCGGCTGCGCCAGATTTTTGATGATGATGAGGCCAGCGCCGATCGAGCTCGTCGCTCCCGGGAGGTGTTCCTCGAATCGCACAGTTACGCCGCCGTGCGTCCCGCCCTCACGGCCACCATCAATCGTCTGGTGGAGGGGCCGTCGCAACCGGCCCCCGCGATGTCGGCGCTGGTCACCACGGTTCGACAGATCTTTCAACCGGAATCAGTGCTGCCGCGTAAGCCGATACGGGGGCCGGTCCCGGCCGGATCGACCTACGACCTCGTTATGTTCTGGAAGCAAAACGACACTGGCATTTACGGACGGCGCCAGGACATGTTCCTCAAGTATCTTGGCCAGTCCGGTCGCTTCAATACGATTGTCCACTTCGACCAGCCGGTGAGCACTCGGGCTCTCCTGGCCACGGCTCGGGCCAGCATCGGGTCGTCTGACCAGAACGGCCTCGTGCTGCGTCAGACCCTGAGCCGTCTCCTTCACCGAAGCGATGACGGGAAACTTCGCCAACGCACCTACCTCTACTCCCCGGGTCGGGTGTGGGGGGCGCTGGGGCTACCCCGTCGGGATCGATACGTCCGCTGGGTGCGCAGTGTGCTTGCGCACGAGGGAGTTGGTGGGAATGAGCGGCCGGTGCTGTGCTGGGTCTATCCCACCAATGCCTTCTTGCCGGAACTCATCGACGAGTTGCAGCCCGATGTGGTGTTGGCCGATGTCGTTGACGACAATCGCAGTTGGTACACCCCGGGTACTCCGATGTTTGACCAGATTGAGCGCAACTACGCGGAGGTCCTCGGACGCAGCGATGTGGTGTTGGCGAACTGTGTTCCGGTGGCCGACAGCATGGCGGCCTTCGCGTCCCCGGTGGAGGTCGTGGCGAATGCCTGTGAACTT
Above is a genomic segment from Acidimicrobiia bacterium containing:
- a CDS encoding ABC transporter ATP-binding protein, with protein sequence MSGPLASASEPHQVSPLAIEVDNLHASYYLRVGRAAGWWGLRGILKRDGSGWREVPALQGVSFDVPHGTVLGIIGRNGAGKSTLLRALSGILTPSTGRVVVRGRVSPLLSVGLGMQGDLTGRENIRMGALAQGHEAHDLPRLESLIADFAELGEYVDYPFRTYSAGMRSRLGFAVAAHLDPDVLLIDEALAGGDVRFKKKTEEKMFELCGDGRTIVVVTHTLVFVRAMATTALWLHQGKVVEYGDPDDVVDAYMRYCRITDDGLATLDDD
- a CDS encoding glycosyltransferase — encoded protein: MQLIVLGMHRSGTSSVTRLLNLAGAYFGAEGIATETNDENPKGFWERRDARAVCDGLLHGGGFDWWQIADFDLDRIPEDVRREQLAAFSRIVLELDEHRPWVLKEPRLALLLPLVRPLLEAPVFVYVTREPLEIAESLLTRNGFPLPVGIALWESYTIHGTAAVGDDPRVVISYGDLMHDPVGITTHLVQELTALGVPSLRMPSESEVMEFITPSLHRHRETAISRSEYLNETQGALAGALDSGGWLDATATRPLSAGAAATLRAFEEREALAVDLRETLREIAAERIRVADERIRVADEHRRGVNELNSQHRLGVNELNSRHRRSDDELGEAARRIEAVKVSGAVRLGVRISSVRERVKGGGNRGVDVAIRGALASIQRAREALVDPSASMASTGGFGLGDPAPPLAELQRQRGVARGRGERAKVAVVAWDVGHNPFGRAHLLADLLRENFEVEIWGAQFDRYGSAIWPPLRDTTIPVRRFPGSSFPEFLDTLDDVARRIDADAIFVSKPRLPSLALGAMAKELWNRPLILDVDDFELSFFQEIDGVDLDEVWRRRAEPDLSLPFGNLWTRACDSVVGQADQVTVSNPELAARYGGLIVPHARDETLFDPQRYDRDASRRRLGLKEGDRLLLFGGTPRSHKGLLELLEALEALGDDHLRLGVFATRELDDLRPQIGNLDRWILPLVAPAFHELPAVLAAADLSCALQSPGHAVSQYQMPAKVTDAMAMAVPCLVSAVPPLSSLIDKDVVEVYDGQVPLHERLRQIFDDDEASADRARRSREVFLESHSYAAVRPALTATINRLVEGPSQPAPAMSALVTTVRQIFQPESVLPRKPIRGPVPAGSTYDLVMFWKQNDTGIYGRRQDMFLKYLGQSGRFNTIVHFDQPVSTRALLATARASIGSSDQNGLVLRQTLSRLLHRSDDGKLRQRTYLYSPGRVWGALGLPRRDRYVRWVRSVLAHEGVGGNERPVLCWVYPTNAFLPELIDELQPDVVLADVVDDNRSWYTPGTPMFDQIERNYAEVLGRSDVVLANCVPVADSMAAFASPVEVVANACELLDGSGNPERPAALRGLSGPIIGYAGNLSDRIDVDLLRTLARTRRDWTFVLLGSTHRDRAALDLDREPNVSFLGTKRYQEAQDIIRHFDVGLIPHLDNEMTRSMNPLKAFVYCSLGVPIVSTPVANLAEMQTFLTVAEGPAEFLQAIEKALLIPRCLPDRQALRPHSWDVRIERALQLVDDVASARPELTGG